In Acidobacteriota bacterium, the following proteins share a genomic window:
- the cysS gene encoding cysteine--tRNA ligase has protein sequence MLDRPLQLFNSLGRELQEFNPVVPGRVGLYTCGLTVYNYAHIGNLRAYLFTDTLRRVLQWKGYDVNHVMNITDVGHLTSDADEGDDKMELAAERRGKTVWELAEFYTGAFEKDLVALNILAPSVWCKATDHIQEMIAFARRIEDNGFGYQLEDGLYLDTSRVSDYGALAQLDLEGQQEGARVETKEGKRQASDFVVWRRSPEDSKRLMEWHSPWGVGAPGWHLECSVMSIKYLGHHFDIHTGGIDHRQVHHCNEIAQNEAFLGRGCSAVNYWMHNEFLTFGEEAEKMSKSTGRFLRLATLVDWGIHPLAYRHFVLMATYRRPLEFSFEALVAAKNGLARTLRRVAAIREEAGEVAGLELAAEVRFTQGGPLSYLLEQWIEPLSEAARGYVERLDESVSRDLNTPQALAHLGELLADDALEPADVLRLVAIYEQVLGLGLLTTAAADLNLRPAAASLASSEVDALLVERQEARASRDFARADEVRDQLQAEGVLIHDSRDGTTWEWSPRSD, from the coding sequence GTGCTCGATCGTCCACTCCAGCTCTTCAACAGTCTCGGACGCGAGCTCCAGGAGTTCAATCCGGTGGTACCGGGGCGGGTGGGGCTGTACACCTGCGGCCTGACGGTCTACAACTACGCCCACATCGGTAACCTGCGGGCCTATCTCTTCACCGATACGCTGCGCCGGGTGCTGCAGTGGAAGGGCTACGACGTCAACCACGTGATGAACATCACCGACGTCGGCCACCTGACGTCCGACGCCGACGAGGGCGACGACAAGATGGAGCTGGCGGCGGAGCGCCGCGGCAAGACCGTCTGGGAGCTGGCGGAGTTCTACACCGGGGCGTTCGAGAAGGATCTCGTAGCCCTCAACATCCTCGCGCCCTCGGTGTGGTGCAAGGCGACGGATCACATCCAGGAGATGATCGCCTTCGCCCGCCGCATCGAGGACAACGGCTTCGGTTACCAGCTCGAGGACGGTCTCTATCTCGACACCTCCCGGGTGAGCGACTACGGTGCTCTCGCCCAACTCGACCTCGAGGGGCAGCAGGAAGGGGCCCGGGTCGAGACCAAGGAAGGCAAACGCCAGGCCTCCGACTTCGTGGTGTGGCGACGGTCGCCGGAGGACTCGAAGCGGCTGATGGAGTGGCACAGCCCGTGGGGTGTCGGGGCGCCTGGCTGGCATCTCGAGTGCTCGGTGATGAGCATCAAGTACCTCGGTCACCACTTCGACATCCACACCGGTGGCATCGATCACCGGCAAGTGCATCACTGCAATGAGATCGCCCAGAACGAGGCTTTCCTCGGTCGCGGTTGCTCGGCGGTCAACTACTGGATGCACAACGAGTTCCTCACCTTCGGTGAAGAGGCCGAAAAGATGTCGAAGTCGACCGGCCGCTTTCTGCGCCTGGCGACCCTGGTCGACTGGGGTATTCATCCCCTGGCCTACCGGCACTTCGTGTTGATGGCGACCTATCGCCGGCCGCTGGAGTTCTCCTTCGAGGCCCTGGTGGCGGCGAAGAACGGTCTCGCCCGCACTCTGCGGCGCGTCGCCGCCATCCGGGAGGAGGCCGGCGAAGTGGCCGGCCTCGAGCTCGCCGCCGAGGTGCGCTTCACCCAGGGCGGGCCGCTGAGCTACTTGCTCGAGCAGTGGATCGAGCCTCTGAGCGAAGCCGCTCGCGGCTACGTCGAGCGCCTCGACGAGTCGGTGTCGCGGGACCTCAACACGCCGCAGGCGCTGGCCCACCTCGGCGAGCTGCTGGCCGACGACGCCCTGGAGCCGGCCGATGTGCTGCGCCTGGTGGCGATCTACGAGCAGGTGCTGGGCCTCGGCCTGCTGACCACCGCCGCCGCCGATCTCAATTTGCGACCGGCGGCCGCCAGCCTCGCATCGTCCGAGGTCGACGCTCTCTTGGTGGAGCGCCAGGAGGCGCGCGCCAGCCGTGACTTCGCGCGTGCCGACGAGGTGCGAGATCAGCTTCAGGCCGAGGGCGTGTTGATCCACGATTCGCGCGACGGCACCACCTGGGAGTGGAGCCCGCGGTCGGATTAG
- a CDS encoding citrate synthase yields the protein MSTAKLTLDDRQFDLPVTSGSEGEVAVDIAKLRSSTGGVITLDPGYGNTGSCESAITFIDGEKGILRYRGYPIEQIAEKADFLEVSYLLIYGELPNQEEYDAFRHKLTYHSLLHEDMKKFFEGYPPTAHPMAILSSMVASLSAYYPEGEDESDDTNIVRLLAKAHTIAAFSYKKTIGHPFMYPQNHLDYCSNFLYMMFGVPAEPYVVPEVLREALNLLLILHADHEQNCSTSTVRMVGSSEANLFASIAAGVSALWGPRHGGANQKVIEMLEQIQRDGSNYRKYVDRAKDKRDEFRLMGFGHRVYKNFDPRARILKATAAKVLGELGVVDPLLEIAKNLEEVALHDPYFVEKKLYPNVDFYSGIIYRAMGIPTNMFTVMFALGRLPGWIAHWREMRSAPYKINRPRQIYTGETERPYVALAKR from the coding sequence ATGAGTACAGCCAAACTGACTTTGGACGATCGGCAGTTCGACTTGCCCGTCACCTCGGGTTCGGAAGGGGAAGTGGCGGTCGACATCGCCAAGCTGCGCTCTTCCACCGGTGGGGTGATCACCCTCGATCCCGGATACGGCAATACCGGTTCCTGCGAGAGCGCCATCACCTTCATCGACGGTGAGAAGGGCATCCTGCGCTACCGCGGCTATCCGATCGAGCAGATCGCCGAGAAGGCCGATTTCCTCGAGGTCAGCTATCTGCTGATCTACGGTGAGCTGCCGAACCAGGAGGAGTACGACGCCTTCCGCCACAAGCTGACGTACCACAGCTTGCTGCACGAGGACATGAAGAAGTTCTTCGAGGGCTATCCGCCGACGGCCCATCCGATGGCGATCCTGTCCTCGATGGTGGCCTCCCTGTCGGCCTACTACCCGGAGGGCGAGGACGAGAGCGACGACACCAATATCGTGCGCCTGCTCGCCAAGGCCCACACCATCGCCGCCTTCTCCTACAAGAAGACCATCGGCCATCCCTTCATGTATCCGCAGAATCACCTCGATTACTGCTCGAACTTCTTGTACATGATGTTCGGCGTGCCGGCGGAGCCCTATGTGGTGCCGGAGGTGTTGCGTGAGGCCCTCAACCTGCTGCTGATTCTGCATGCCGATCACGAGCAGAACTGCAGCACCTCGACGGTGCGCATGGTGGGTAGCAGCGAAGCCAATCTGTTCGCTTCGATCGCCGCCGGAGTGAGCGCCCTCTGGGGGCCGCGCCACGGGGGCGCCAACCAGAAGGTGATCGAGATGCTGGAGCAGATCCAGCGCGATGGCAGCAACTACCGCAAGTACGTCGATCGGGCCAAGGACAAGCGGGACGAGTTCCGCCTGATGGGCTTCGGCCATCGGGTGTACAAGAATTTCGATCCCCGGGCACGCATCCTCAAGGCCACCGCCGCCAAGGTGCTCGGTGAGCTCGGTGTGGTCGATCCGTTGCTCGAGATCGCCAAGAACCTCGAGGAGGTGGCGCTCCACGACCCCTACTTCGTCGAGAAGAAGCTCTACCCCAATGTCGACTTCTACAGCGGCATCATCTACCGGGCGATGGGTATTCCGACGAACATGTTCACGGTGATGTTCGCCCTCGGCCGTCTGCCGGGGTGGATTGCCCACTGGCGCGAGATGCGGTCGGCGCCCTACAAGATCAACCGACCGCGGCAGATCTATACCGGCGAGACGGAACGCCCCTACGTGGCCCTCGCCAAGCGCTGA
- a CDS encoding Fur family transcriptional regulator — translation MADERERQRFLSGLRQRGMRVTSERLALFDEIFTLHGHIDAEHLVKTLKARGAKISRATVYRNLELLVDFGLVHRHRLGRNRFLYEHVHEGLRHDHLVCAGCGRVVEFVSPGISALQGEICRAHGFAASQHSLQITGMCLDCADSGDQPPSPRPAEEAHHPAPAVAALGGA, via the coding sequence ATGGCCGACGAACGAGAAAGACAGCGATTTCTGTCGGGCCTGCGCCAGCGCGGCATGCGGGTGACATCGGAGCGCTTGGCGCTGTTCGACGAAATCTTCACCCTCCATGGACACATCGATGCCGAGCATCTGGTCAAGACTCTGAAGGCCCGCGGCGCCAAGATCTCGCGCGCCACGGTGTACCGCAATCTCGAATTGCTGGTGGATTTCGGCTTGGTGCATCGTCATCGCCTCGGAAGAAATCGCTTTCTCTACGAGCACGTCCACGAGGGGTTGCGTCACGACCACCTGGTCTGCGCCGGCTGTGGTCGCGTCGTCGAGTTCGTCAGCCCGGGAATCTCAGCCCTCCAAGGCGAGATCTGCCGCGCCCACGGTTTCGCCGCTTCCCAACATAGCCTGCAGATTACGGGAATGTGCCTCGACTGCGCCGATTCCGGAGATCAACCCCCGAGCCCTCGGCCGGCCGAGGAAGCGCACCATCCTGCGCCGGCCGTCGCCGCCCTCGGGGGTGCCTGA
- a CDS encoding PGPGW domain-containing protein, which yields MAETTPPEPEPNPPESPLGSEIAPGMRIVLFTAGWALVIVGIAGLVLPGIQGVLTIAAGLALLSVVSRTIHRWIRRGLQRWPAMQERMERLRHKLYRRFRRKD from the coding sequence ATGGCCGAAACCACGCCCCCAGAGCCGGAGCCGAATCCACCGGAAAGCCCGCTGGGCAGCGAGATCGCGCCCGGGATGAGGATCGTCCTGTTCACCGCCGGCTGGGCCCTGGTGATCGTGGGCATCGCCGGCCTCGTGCTACCGGGGATTCAAGGTGTCCTCACCATCGCCGCAGGGCTGGCCCTGCTCTCGGTGGTCAGTCGCACCATCCATCGCTGGATCCGCCGCGGACTGCAGCGCTGGCCGGCGATGCAGGAGCGCATGGAACGGCTGCGCCACAAGCTGTACCGCCGCTTCCGGCGGAAGGACTAA